Proteins from one Streptosporangium becharense genomic window:
- a CDS encoding sigma-70 family RNA polymerase sigma factor — protein MARPTGNRTQDQHVSDRDLLGTYLAEIGRVPLLTAEEEVELAKRIEAGLFAEQLLDGGLTEPRIADAADEELERLAVSGRRAKDEFIQANLRLVVAVARKYSGRGMPLIDLVQEGNLGLVRAVEKFDYRRGYKFSTYATWWIRQSVGRAIHEQARPVRLPTHAGEQMTRLMRVRRDMLAELDQEPTDADLAEVLELPIERVRELRRWAADPISLQLGVGDEDETELGDMIADETWADPEQQAMDILERERLEEWLTGLEGQTREMLRWRYGLMDGREHTLTEVGERYGIGRDRARRIERDALARLRKMATAA, from the coding sequence ATGGCAAGGCCGACGGGGAATCGGACGCAGGATCAGCACGTCTCGGATCGGGACCTGCTTGGAACCTACCTGGCGGAGATCGGGCGGGTTCCCCTGCTCACCGCGGAGGAGGAGGTCGAACTCGCCAAGCGGATCGAGGCGGGCCTCTTCGCGGAGCAGTTGCTGGACGGCGGGTTGACGGAGCCGCGGATCGCGGACGCCGCCGATGAGGAGCTTGAGAGACTGGCCGTTTCGGGGCGGCGGGCCAAGGACGAATTCATCCAGGCCAATCTACGTCTTGTGGTGGCGGTCGCGCGCAAATATTCGGGGCGGGGAATGCCCCTCATCGACCTGGTTCAGGAGGGCAACCTGGGATTGGTCCGCGCGGTCGAGAAGTTCGACTACCGGCGCGGATACAAGTTTTCCACATATGCCACCTGGTGGATCCGCCAGTCCGTGGGCCGGGCCATCCACGAGCAGGCCCGGCCGGTGCGGCTGCCCACCCACGCCGGTGAGCAGATGACCAGGCTGATGCGGGTCCGCCGCGACATGCTGGCGGAGCTGGACCAGGAGCCGACCGACGCCGACCTGGCCGAGGTGCTCGAACTCCCCATCGAGCGGGTGCGCGAGCTCCGCCGTTGGGCGGCCGATCCCATCTCCCTCCAACTGGGCGTCGGCGACGAGGACGAGACCGAGCTCGGTGACATGATCGCCGACGAGACGTGGGCCGATCCCGAGCAGCAGGCGATGGACATCCTGGAGCGCGAGCGCCTGGAGGAGTGGCTGACCGGGCTCGAGGGCCAGACCCGCGAGATGCTCCGCTGGCGTTACGGTCTGATGGACGGCCGCGAGCACACGCTGACCGAGGTCGGCGAGCGTTACGGCATCGGCCGCGACCGTGCCCGGCGCATCGAGCGCGACGCCCTGGCCCGGCTGCGGAAGATGGCCACCGCCGCCTGA
- the hutI gene encoding imidazolonepropionase — protein MRNGEGPASTVFDGIGLLYTGDPAREEIEDAALVIEDGRVVWVGPAVAVPAADRRVDVAGRCVIPGFVDSHAHLVFAGDRTAEFAARMAGRPYTAGGIRTTVAATRAATDAELAARTAALVSEMLAQGTTTVEIKSGYGLTVQDERRSLEIARGFTQETTYLGAHVVPPDASSADDYVRTVTGEMLDACAPHARWVDVFCERGAFDADQSREILLAGVKAGLLPRVHANQLGPGPGARIAAEVGAASADHCTHLTAGDVEALSSAGVVATLLPGAEFSTRSPYPDARGLLDAGVTVALATDCNPGSSFTSSMPFCVALAVREMRMTPLEAVRAATYGGARALRRADVGTLRVGSSADLVILDAPTYVHLAYRPGVPLVTQVWKEGRRVV, from the coding sequence ATGAGGAACGGTGAGGGGCCGGCGAGCACCGTCTTCGACGGCATCGGCCTGCTCTACACCGGGGATCCGGCGCGCGAGGAGATCGAGGACGCGGCCCTGGTGATCGAGGACGGCCGGGTGGTGTGGGTCGGGCCGGCGGTGGCGGTCCCGGCCGCCGACCGGCGGGTGGACGTGGCCGGACGCTGCGTGATCCCCGGTTTCGTCGACAGCCACGCCCATCTCGTCTTCGCCGGTGACCGCACGGCCGAGTTCGCCGCCCGGATGGCGGGACGCCCGTACACGGCAGGCGGCATCCGTACCACTGTGGCGGCGACCCGCGCCGCCACCGACGCCGAGCTGGCGGCCCGCACGGCCGCCCTCGTCTCCGAGATGCTCGCCCAGGGGACCACCACGGTCGAGATCAAGAGCGGTTACGGCCTCACGGTGCAGGACGAACGGCGATCTCTGGAGATCGCGCGGGGTTTCACGCAGGAGACCACCTACCTGGGTGCGCACGTCGTGCCGCCGGACGCGTCCTCGGCCGACGACTACGTCCGCACCGTCACCGGGGAGATGCTGGACGCCTGCGCGCCGCACGCCCGGTGGGTGGACGTGTTCTGCGAGCGCGGCGCCTTCGACGCCGACCAGAGCAGGGAGATCCTCCTGGCCGGGGTGAAGGCCGGGCTGTTGCCGCGCGTCCACGCCAACCAGCTCGGTCCCGGCCCGGGGGCCCGGATCGCGGCCGAGGTGGGTGCGGCCTCCGCCGACCACTGCACCCATCTGACCGCGGGCGACGTCGAGGCGCTGTCGTCGGCGGGGGTGGTCGCCACCCTGCTGCCCGGTGCGGAGTTCTCCACCCGCTCGCCCTACCCGGACGCCCGCGGCCTGCTGGACGCCGGGGTGACGGTCGCGCTGGCCACCGACTGCAACCCGGGGTCGTCCTTCACCTCCTCGATGCCGTTCTGTGTGGCGCTGGCGGTCCGCGAGATGCGGATGACGCCGCTGGAGGCGGTCAGAGCCGCCACGTACGGCGGAGCCAGAGCACTGCGCCGCGCCGACGTCGGCACGCTGCGGGTGGGGAGCAGCGCGGATCTGGTGATCCTGGACGCTCCGACCTACGTCCATCTGGCGTACCGCCCCGGGGTACCGCTGGTCACGCAGGTATGGAAGGAGGGGCGCCGGGTGGTTTGA
- a CDS encoding formimidoylglutamate deiminase, whose protein sequence is MHAVNYWCELAWLPPGEVVAGVLVKVEGSMIAEVVPGVADPPAGAVRLAGLTLPGLANAHSHAFHRVLRGATQREKGTFWTWREQMYGVAGTLDPDSYLRLARAVYAEMALAGITCVGEFHYLHHAPGGTPYDDPNAMGHALIQAAREAGLRIALLDACYLTGGIHTPLSGVQLRFGDGDSERWAARVAGLFSHYRSERDVEIGVAVHSVRAVPAEQMPVVGEFSRHHAVPLHAHVSEQRAENTAAVEMYAASPVQVLAEHEVLGPRATAVHATHVSDVDIALLGASRTHVCMCPTTERDLADGIGPARALFDAGSPITLGSDSHAVIDMFEEARAVELDERLATEQRGHFSAAELLHAATVAGHDSLGFPGAGMLVPGAWADLVSVRLDSARTAGASPGHAVESVVFAATAADVHSVVSGGRRVVTEGRHILGDVGAMLAETIAEARGEKRHEER, encoded by the coding sequence GTGCACGCGGTGAACTACTGGTGCGAGCTGGCCTGGCTGCCGCCGGGCGAGGTCGTCGCCGGGGTCCTCGTCAAGGTCGAGGGCTCCATGATCGCTGAAGTCGTCCCCGGCGTGGCCGACCCGCCCGCCGGGGCGGTGCGGCTCGCCGGGCTGACCCTGCCGGGGCTGGCCAACGCCCACTCCCACGCCTTCCACCGGGTCCTGCGCGGGGCGACGCAGCGGGAGAAGGGCACCTTCTGGACCTGGCGCGAGCAGATGTACGGGGTGGCGGGCACGCTCGATCCCGACTCCTACCTCAGGCTGGCCAGGGCCGTCTACGCCGAGATGGCGCTGGCCGGGATCACCTGCGTCGGGGAGTTCCACTACCTTCACCACGCCCCCGGCGGCACACCGTACGACGACCCGAACGCCATGGGACACGCCCTCATTCAGGCGGCGCGCGAGGCGGGCCTGCGGATCGCGTTGCTGGACGCCTGTTACCTGACCGGTGGCATCCACACCCCGCTGAGCGGCGTCCAGTTGCGCTTCGGCGACGGCGACTCCGAGAGGTGGGCGGCCCGGGTCGCCGGCCTCTTCTCCCACTACCGGAGCGAGCGGGACGTGGAGATCGGCGTGGCCGTGCACTCGGTGCGGGCGGTCCCGGCCGAGCAGATGCCGGTGGTCGGCGAGTTCTCCCGGCACCACGCGGTCCCGCTGCACGCCCACGTCTCCGAGCAGCGGGCGGAGAACACCGCCGCGGTGGAGATGTACGCCGCCAGCCCGGTCCAGGTGCTCGCCGAGCACGAGGTGCTCGGCCCCCGGGCGACCGCCGTGCACGCCACGCACGTCTCGGACGTGGACATCGCCCTGCTCGGTGCCTCCCGCACCCACGTGTGCATGTGCCCCACGACCGAGCGCGACCTCGCCGACGGCATCGGCCCGGCCAGAGCGCTGTTCGACGCCGGGTCGCCGATCACGCTCGGCTCCGACAGCCATGCGGTCATCGACATGTTCGAGGAGGCCCGCGCGGTCGAGCTGGACGAGCGGCTGGCCACCGAGCAGCGCGGCCACTTCTCGGCCGCCGAACTGCTGCACGCCGCCACCGTGGCCGGGCACGACTCGCTCGGCTTCCCCGGCGCGGGCATGCTCGTGCCGGGGGCCTGGGCCGACCTGGTGTCGGTGCGTCTCGACTCGGCCCGCACGGCCGGTGCCTCCCCGGGGCACGCCGTGGAGAGCGTCGTCTTCGCGGCGACGGCCGCCGACGTGCACTCGGTGGTGTCGGGAGGCAGGCGGGTGGTCACCGAGGGCCGCCACATCCTCGGCGATGTGGGCGCCATGCTCGCCGAGACGATCGCCGAGGCGCGGGGGGAGAAGAGACATGAGGAACGGTGA
- a CDS encoding allantoate amidohydrolase, whose translation MWGAIEHLGRDARTGGYLRDAWSPADMELRLWFRQEAARRGLDLREDRNGNLWAWWGDPSARPGVVTGSHLDSVRQGGAFDGPLGVVSAFAALDLLRARGVRPGRPLGVACFTDEEGARFGVPCVGSRLLTGLLDPDRARALLDDGGDSLAEVLRRAGRDPDALGRDDETLRHVGVFVELHVEQGRGLVHRGAPVGVASAIWPHGRWRFDFHGQANHAGTTLLADRDDPMLPFARTVLHARQAAERRGVVATFGKVRVSPNNANAVPGLVAAWLDARGGDEAEVGALVAELTEFSGAEVTAESWTPVVDFDVALRERVAAAAGGAPALPTGAGHDAGILASAGVPSAMVFVRNPTGISHSPDEHAEADDCHAGVAALASVLEDLCTR comes from the coding sequence ATGTGGGGTGCCATCGAGCACCTCGGACGTGACGCCCGGACCGGGGGCTACCTGCGCGACGCGTGGTCACCCGCCGACATGGAGCTACGGCTGTGGTTCCGTCAGGAGGCCGCCCGGCGCGGCCTCGACCTGCGGGAGGATCGCAACGGCAACCTCTGGGCCTGGTGGGGTGACCCGTCGGCCCGGCCGGGGGTGGTCACCGGCAGCCATCTCGACTCGGTCCGGCAGGGTGGCGCCTTCGACGGCCCACTCGGCGTGGTGTCGGCCTTCGCCGCCCTCGACCTGCTGCGGGCCCGCGGCGTCCGGCCCGGCCGTCCGCTGGGAGTGGCCTGCTTCACCGACGAGGAGGGGGCCCGGTTCGGCGTCCCCTGCGTCGGCTCCCGCCTGCTGACCGGCCTCCTCGACCCCGACCGGGCACGGGCCCTTCTCGACGACGGGGGCGACTCGCTGGCCGAGGTGCTGCGCCGGGCCGGCCGCGATCCGGACGCGCTGGGCCGCGACGACGAAACCCTGCGACACGTCGGCGTCTTCGTCGAGCTCCACGTCGAGCAGGGCCGGGGCCTCGTCCACCGCGGCGCGCCGGTCGGCGTCGCGTCGGCCATCTGGCCGCACGGTCGCTGGCGTTTCGACTTCCACGGCCAGGCCAACCACGCGGGCACCACGCTCCTGGCCGACCGCGACGACCCGATGCTGCCCTTCGCCCGGACCGTCCTGCACGCCCGTCAGGCCGCGGAACGCCGCGGGGTGGTCGCCACCTTCGGCAAGGTCCGCGTGTCGCCGAACAACGCCAACGCGGTCCCCGGCCTGGTCGCCGCCTGGCTGGACGCCCGGGGCGGTGACGAGGCCGAGGTCGGGGCGCTGGTCGCCGAGCTGACCGAGTTCTCCGGCGCCGAGGTCACCGCCGAGTCGTGGACCCCGGTCGTCGACTTCGACGTGGCGCTCAGGGAGCGGGTCGCCGCCGCGGCCGGAGGAGCACCGGCCCTGCCGACCGGGGCCGGGCACGACGCAGGAATCCTCGCGTCCGCGGGCGTGCCGAGCGCGATGGTGTTCGTCCGCAATCCGACGGGAATCTCTCACTCCCCGGACGAACACGCCGAGGCGGACGACTGTCACGCGGGGGTGGCGGCTCTCGCCTCGGTCTTGGAGGATCTGTGCACGCGGTGA
- a CDS encoding SDR family oxidoreductase has translation MSARPTALVTGASRGIGAAVARALAPTYDVLLGGRDAEALAAMCAELSGARPWPVELTSVTGADVAGIDRLDVLVHSAGVMTLGRIEETPAEVWRRTMEVNVVAVAELTRLLLPALRAARGHVVLINSGSGQRANPAWTSYSASKFALRAFADGLRLEERELRVTTVYPGRSDTDMQRGLRAQEGGAYEPEKYLAPDSVARAVVAAVTATPDAHITEITVRPAGGSPN, from the coding sequence ATGTCTGCACGCCCGACCGCGCTGGTGACCGGAGCCTCCCGGGGGATCGGGGCCGCCGTCGCGCGGGCCCTCGCCCCGACGTACGACGTGCTGCTCGGCGGCCGTGACGCCGAGGCGCTGGCCGCGATGTGCGCGGAGCTCTCGGGCGCGCGACCCTGGCCGGTGGAGCTCACCTCCGTCACCGGGGCCGACGTCGCCGGGATCGACCGGCTCGACGTGCTGGTGCACAGCGCGGGCGTGATGACCCTGGGCCGGATCGAGGAGACCCCGGCCGAGGTGTGGCGGCGCACGATGGAGGTCAACGTCGTCGCGGTGGCCGAGCTGACCCGGTTGCTGCTGCCCGCGCTGCGCGCCGCCCGTGGGCACGTGGTGCTGATCAACTCGGGGTCGGGGCAGCGGGCCAACCCCGCCTGGACGTCCTACTCGGCCAGCAAGTTCGCGCTGCGCGCCTTCGCCGACGGGCTCCGCCTGGAGGAACGGGAGCTCCGGGTGACCACGGTCTATCCGGGGCGGTCCGACACCGACATGCAGCGGGGGCTGCGTGCCCAGGAGGGCGGTGCCTACGAGCCGGAGAAGTATCTCGCCCCCGACTCGGTGGCGCGGGCGGTGGTGGCCGCCGTGACCGCCACCCCCGACGCCCACATCACCGAGATCACGGTCCGGCCGGCCGGGGGTTCCCCCAACTGA